GTGCCAGTTCTTGGGGAGTGAGAAGGGTTTCCTTTGTGACCAAGTCGGGATACAGGCTGGTGAAGGAATCCATCCTGGACTTTCCTCCATATATATGAGAACCAGCCAAATAAATGTAACTTCcacgcttaaaaccaagtccAGATAGAACAAGCGCTGCTTCTTCTGGCGTCAATGGACATCTTCCCAACTTTCGTAACTCTGTTAAAGAAATAGGGCTGTAAACAGGAAGTAGTGTGGGAGATAGATCATTCAACTAAAAGATAtccataaaaacaaattagaGAAAAGCATAACTTGAAAAATTTAAGAAACCATACCTTGAGTTCTTTAAGCGCTCAATAACCAGAGGAAAATGGATTTCTCTATAGGCTTGAAGTTCCtttttctcactttctcccCCTCCAAATTCACAGAGGGAGTAGGCCACCATATCCACTTCAAATCTCAAATGCAAAGCAAGGTACTTGGATGGGCCACTAACCGCATCAAGCTCATTCGAGGGATTTTCGGGCATGAAGTTTCCTAGCAATTCTTTGTCCAACATACTTCGTGCAGCATCATATTTTCTTATCTTTCTGACCAATAATGAACCAACTCGTTGGATTTTTGGCACAAACTTCAAAGCATGGAAGTTACATTTGCATCTTAATCTCTGTCAAAAGTTCAAGTATATTTAACAGATTTTAAGACATCATGATCATGCGTACTGGATAACTATGCAGGACAAGTTTAAGATGTTAAATATAATCTGCATAAATAGAGTGGTGAAGAGCACTGGCCATAATTACTTTACACTGACCACTCAGTAATCTTCTTTTGATGAATTATAGTCAGAAGTTGAAGTAGACACAATGAGGCGGATTGAAGGGAGAGCTGCTTATGAGCTATAATGCGATTAATGTATAGATAGACAAAATTTACAACATAAGCATATTCAAACTTTAGGGTATTCTAAGCAAATTCGGTAAAAAAGTCTACCTAGGGAGCCTAAAAGAGCTGGCCTGGGATAAGCGATAGGACAAGAAAAGACCTACAGAATCTAGTTGTTTGTATCTGTAACATGTATGTACTCATGTATATGTGCACTCACGTTTTAggatatatactatatagcctAATGCTCAACAGAATTTTCAGATGTCTTAAAGCAACTCCAAAACGATGAGCATAACGTGTCATAATTGCGAAAACTATGTAATAAATTAACCCCACACAATAGGTCAagagaatattattattttagagaattcaTATAACCTGGAGTTTAGAAGGCAATGGATCAAAGCCTAGTCGATTTCCAAACCCAAGGAAGTGAACAATTCCATTCCGTAAGAGGAGAGGAAGTATATTTCTGATGTAATCAGCAGGCTTTGCCTCCTTCACAAGGTCTGCATCAGTAATCTGAAGAAGCAATGTAAAAGCTTTAGGGCATTCTCAAAATGGGTGCAATTTATTCATGTACAATTTTAGAAGGCAGCATACCAGGCTACCTAGTGCTTCAATGTCAAGTGATCTCAGATGAGGAGGGAGTTCCTTCACAATATTGATTTCAtccttcaaaatatttataaaatattcctCTTGGTAAATATCACCAAATTGGCTGCACTCTTGTCAAATGAAATGCGTGAATCAATATCAAAGCGTGAAAcccaaaattaaatattttggaTTATGTTTCTGCCATTCAAcccaaaattaaatatttttgaataaacACTAATTGAATTTAAGAGTTTTAGTTAAACCACCAATGTCATGGAGAACCTCTCAAGTGATCAACCAGGAAATTTAGGAACCAGTGTATAATCCAGCATAGTTTAAAATATGCTGTTCATTGCTTCAGGTCATTCGGGTGCTCAGAAACGATTCTTCAGTGAATATAAATGATGATGATATGATACGCACTAGTCATAaacaatgaaagagaaaaatatattgattcatCTTCATGCCATCTGTGATAATTACCAACCTCCATCCTCAGTTCACAGAGGGTGTTAGTGACTTACACAATCAGTATTGCATTGCTGTAGCTTTGTAGGTCAAAATTACCACCACATAAATAAAATCTTCACAGATTTGCATTCGTGTTTAATGAACCAATGGTGTTAGTGATTTACACAATCAATATTGCATTGCTGTAGCTTTGTAGGTCAATATTACCACATAAATAATCTTCACAGATTTGCATTcgtttttttataggaaatacATGAGTTATGATCTCAAACCTGGGATCATTCCAAACATTGCTATATAAAAATCTTGGAAGAACCAAAGTTGCATTGAGAAGAGATGCCAAAGCAACAGCATTACAAATCTGTGAGCATTACCAAAAGCTTAGCCACTTCTACCAGTGGAGGAGGTAACTAAAGAAAAGATCGCATTAAGAGTACAACATAAGCTCACCCAAAACATAGGTGCATAGAAACTAACATTAACAGATTTCttctttaaagaaaagaaaataaactgtaTATAAATGCAAATCTCACATCGTGAAGGTGTGGTTTACTCATTTGCAAGAAACAATTTATAGAgaaattcatattttgtttagtaaataaacttaaaaacttGGCCTTGAGTTTATAACACAGACTGTTCTTACATAAGCATCCTGAATTTTTAACTCAGCATCTGGGGATATTCTCCTTTCCCCAGGATTAAACCTAGTTTTCATGTGTCAACATCAGGAACCCATTAACTGAGGGGACTTCAGAGAGAACCCATAACAGTTGCAGAAGAAATTAACATACTTGATACTGGTTAACATAGCATAATCTGATAACGCAACTTTTCAAAATAACTACTCCTTGCTTCATGAATGACCCTATCTTTCAATTATACACACCTCTCCTTTAACAAGTGTCAGATATGGGTGATTGGGTGAATCCTGTACGTCGCTTTTCCACCAGGTCAAAACccacatttttcataaaaatgcaGGATTTATGACCATTTTACAGAGAAAGAGTCTCAAACAAAGAGCTCTTGGATTTTAAAAGGTTGAAGTTGTcctatgtatttatttttctcaccaTGTAGAATTACAATGTTGTACAAAAAACAACTCATTAGCATTCAGAGTATTGTCGTATAATGATAATTATAAACTCAAGGCAGCCTAGGTTACTTACAGCAACTCGTTGTTGGTTGAGACCACCATTTGCGCTGATTAGTATGTAgccattatttttgttaaatttccCTGTCCAGCAAAACAACTAATTTAAGATTAATTTACAAAGTAAAGAATTTCATTATAGAAGCAGATATCATTTGACATATCAAAGTTAAAAAACTAGCTATTATTGAAATTTTCATGGACAATAATATTAACACTTATATAGCACTGCATATTTCTCATGCATCAATTAAGGtggaataaaaattaattaccaAGATTGGTCGGAAGCTTTTTATTCGCACACGGTTTCCATGCAGATGCCTTCCAATATGGTTCCTCCCAGAGCCTTGATGTCTCTTGCTTAAACTCTTTCTAAAGCATGGCTAAGATCTTAGATACTGGGATAAAAGAAATTCAACTAATTTGACAAGCTACTAATATATGGACCAAAAATAGAGTTTATGCAGCTAACCTCTGTAAGAGCAATGGATGCCAAGTTTAAAAGTCGGTCATACATCTGTATCGGTATTTTTTCTTCATAGGTGTAGGCACCGGTATCTTCCTCCTTTGAAAAATAGATGCAGTAAATATCAGAACATCATTCCAAGTACaaaattgataattaattagGATTTGCACATTATGAGAGAAATTCTTGCAAATGACTAAGGATGCAGATTCACATAAAGCACACCCAAATGCATAATGCCTATAACCAGTAGCAGCTAAAATCTGATATGCGGAGTGAAATGCCCATGTAAACGTGCAAACATCAATTCCAAGTGGTGcacagagagagaaaaacatatACATCGATGACTTTCATCCACAGCCTACTCGACAAACAAAAGGGTAAATGCTACACTAGTGGACTTGTTACAGAAGCATTAAATatccatatatgtatatatatatcacctaCTACAGAATTTAAGTAGGAAAATGagttataaaattatgctaaatagCATCTGACTGGAGCATTTAGCAACAGGAAGAAGTATAAATAAATGCAAAAGAATTAGACACTCAACTCAGTCACCAGCAATGGCTGCAGACTAACAATGAAACCAAGATTAAAAAAGTggatttttaatgaaataataaacttcTCCAATAAGAAGCAATGGAGTAAAACCTGGTTGTCACCAAATACTCAGATAGCTACATTTCTGGCCAACTCCAATTCCATTTCTCGAGTTCCAACTTAGTTATAGAGTCTAGACCAGTAATAGCATCACTACCTAGTTCAAGGGTAGGGCATCTAGCATGGCAACAGGATATATTTACCTTGAGCCCACTAGAGTTTCTTTGGGCTGAATGATTCTGAAGGTTTCTCAAATAGAAAATGGACATCATGAGGGAATGAAAGAGGAGAATGAAACTCATCAACCCAACCATAAAAGCAATTGACTTCACGTGCTTTCGAAGCCATGAATACCTTCTCCCCACATAGACTCCCTTACAAGCAGTATACTTTGCAGAATCATGCTTCAATCCATGAAGCAATACAGTTTTGGAATTACAATGTCTATCTCCCCATGAGATTCTCCTTCCA
This genomic interval from Carya illinoinensis cultivar Pawnee chromosome 10, C.illinoinensisPawnee_v1, whole genome shotgun sequence contains the following:
- the LOC122278739 gene encoding O-fucosyltransferase 8-like isoform X1, with translation MGKQGSPRSQRPEFQNAGFFLGMGKYNLRGPETLPGSDPSIGRRISWGDRHCNSKTVLLHGLKHDSAKYTACKGVYVGRRYSWLRKHVKSIAFMVGLMSFILLFHSLMMSIFYLRNLQNHSAQRNSSGLKEEDTGAYTYEEKIPIQMYDRLLNLASIALTEKEFKQETSRLWEEPYWKASAWKPCANKKLPTNLGKFNKNNGYILISANGGLNQQRVAICNAVALASLLNATLVLPRFLYSNVWNDPSQFGDIYQEEYFINILKDEINIVKELPPHLRSLDIEALGSLITDADLVKEAKPADYIRNILPLLLRNGIVHFLGFGNRLGFDPLPSKLQRLRCKCNFHALKFVPKIQRVGSLLVRKIRKYDAARSMLDKELLGNFMPENPSNELDAVSGPSKYLALHLRFEVDMVAYSLCEFGGGESEKKELQAYREIHFPLVIERLKNSSPISLTELRKLGRCPLTPEEAALVLSGLGFKRGSYIYLAGSHIYGGKSRMDSFTSLYPDLVTKETLLTPQELAPFRNFSSQLAALDFIACATADVFAMTDSGSQLSSHVSGFRTYHGGGRAPTLRPNKKRLAAILSENGTIGWNSFEDRVRKMIEEGQRVRVRGFGRSIYRQPRCQECMCKTH
- the LOC122278739 gene encoding O-fucosyltransferase 8-like isoform X2 gives rise to the protein MYDRLLNLASIALTEKEFKQETSRLWEEPYWKASAWKPCANKKLPTNLGKFNKNNGYILISANGGLNQQRVAICNAVALASLLNATLVLPRFLYSNVWNDPSQFGDIYQEEYFINILKDEINIVKELPPHLRSLDIEALGSLITDADLVKEAKPADYIRNILPLLLRNGIVHFLGFGNRLGFDPLPSKLQRLRCKCNFHALKFVPKIQRVGSLLVRKIRKYDAARSMLDKELLGNFMPENPSNELDAVSGPSKYLALHLRFEVDMVAYSLCEFGGGESEKKELQAYREIHFPLVIERLKNSSPISLTELRKLGRCPLTPEEAALVLSGLGFKRGSYIYLAGSHIYGGKSRMDSFTSLYPDLVTKETLLTPQELAPFRNFSSQLAALDFIACATADVFAMTDSGSQLSSHVSGFRTYHGGGRAPTLRPNKKRLAAILSENGTIGWNSFEDRVRKMIEEGQRVRVRGFGRSIYRQPRCQECMCKTH